The following proteins are co-located in the Bombus pascuorum chromosome 3, iyBomPasc1.1, whole genome shotgun sequence genome:
- the LOC132904982 gene encoding cyclin-dependent kinase 12 isoform X6, with product MYVNVLGDMPSSRDIERAERNGRFRARRRDSTSSDINRHSFEAPDKKHRRHGKNKSSGKKKKKRSRDKSIENVPTVASSIVKPLVEYSDVSSEDLSEPEAGEIQSEDSRGNSYTDGEVPETVLQRRYYGGSPVRALGASPISLSPSPPVQHRHVNRHYSPNEQQPSTMHGGTPEYEEESRRYARRKEKKHKREKKKKRSLSPSSSTGKKKKRKSKRHSHSLSPHRIADEIIISPEHEKPIGNWSESPPLPLKDSTSPISPATPQEQRCLSDVELEITRQPRNVTPPSLPPRPTESPHTPLLPPRTTTPENSKASLSTMKHTPERQKHSPSIHTRRSSISPGPAISSSRRRPHSPSPPSRRRDHSPTRRRDFSPSPMVHRLRHSPSPSTRRREFSPSPVSHRRRDPVNSPPSSKRRRREESERRHRHHEKDRRDKRKSRSTRSPTGSRLHLPLSRSRSRSPGRWRKLQSRSRSRSRRRSRTPKKSRSPSKSHKSTRKHKSKSPRPSRIPSPSPHRSRARSPSSITARNLRVQAKISETSLFAELVKDRNMRELAYKKLQAAKEKAVTQDEVQIIEGTDEKDSSSVSSENKASTDNKDKYVNHKDQLKTTNESMKPVDLVDIPVPISDDNGIAGKTPPLPITQTVNAPNVIPATNQHMFVYTSPTTTTSVCPVTVTNSPSFPTVTNLQAPPLPQSESANTTGLVSMSVPIPVPVPVLPNLSVPPPPIPIPVPAPNTAMSKFNPPNNLVPLKSVDPPKPPIVAFKTKSLSRLPLPPGINQNDLESIDSPPSRSPSPPSKAQMKFPASTTKPPQKKSIKDLPMPPVVPGSEDLSGEDDPNATPPRTKVERVPPKPKLKRPKILKRRSSRNCHMPMSASSGKDWGERSVDVFEVIAQIGEGTYGQVYKAQDKRAGVLVALKKVRLENEKEGFPITAVREIKILRQLNHKNIVNLREIVTDKQDALDFRKDKGSFYLVFEYMDHDLMGLLESGMVDFNEMNNASIMKQLLDGLNYCHSKNFLHRDIKCSNILMNNKGEVKLADFGLARLYNAEDRQRPYTNKVITLWYRPPELLLGEERYGPAIDVWSCGCILGELFSKKPLFQANVEMMQLEMISRVCGTPTPAVWPSVIKLPLWHTLKPKKSHRRRLREDFSFMPAPALDLLDKMLELDPEKRITAADALKSAWLKNVQPEQMPAPQLPTWQDCHELWSKKRRRQQREQQESSAGKMPLLPLPNKGGPHKAMEDLSDVGGSNGY from the exons ATGTATGTGAATGTAC TAGGTGACATGCCTAGCAGTCGTGATATTGAAAGAGCTGAACGTAATGGAAGATTTCGAGCACGTAGAAGAGATAGTACCAGCAGTGATATAAATCGACATAGTTTTGAAGCACCTGATAAGAAGCATAGAAGGCatgggaaaaataaaagttctgggaaaaagaaaaagaagagatcgAGAGATAAGTCCATAGAGAATGTTCCAACTGTAGCTTCTTCCATTGTTAAACCTTTGGTTGAATACTCAGATGTGAGCAGCGAAGACTTGTCTGAACCAGAAGCTGGGGAAATTCAGTCAGAAGATAGTAGAGGTAATAGCTATACAGACGGAGAAGTACCTGAAACAGTTTTACAAAGACGTTATTATGGAGGGAGTCCAGTACGTGCACTTGGAGCATCTCCTATTAGTCTTTCGCCATCTCCACCAGTTCAACATAGACATGTTAATAGACATTATTCGCcaaatgaacaacaaccatcTACAATGCATGGTGGAACACCTGAATATGAAGAAGAGTCTAGACGATAtgcaagaagaaaagagaaaaaacacaaacgagaaaagaagaagaagagaagtcTTAGTCCTTCATCCAGTActgggaaaaagaaaaaacgaaagtcTAAAAGGCATTCTCATAGTCTGAGCCCACATCGTATTGCAGATGAAATTATCATAAGCCCCGAGCATGAAAAACCAATTGGAAATTGGTCAGAATCACCGCCTTTACCGTTAAAAGATAGTACCTCACCGATATCACCTGCTACACCACAAGAACAAAGGTGTTTAAGTGATGTAGAACTTGAAATAACAAGGCAACCTCGAAATGTAACTCCTCCATCACTTCCTCCAAGACCAACAGAATCCCCCCATACCCCTTTATTACCTCCAAGAACGACGACGCCAGAGAATAGCAAAGCAAGTTTATCAACAATGAAACATACTCCTGAAAGACAAAAGCATAGTCCTAGTATCCATACGCGACGTAGTAGCATTAGTCCAGGGCCCGCTATTAGCTCGAGTCGTAGGAGACCTCATAGTCCTTCGCCACCATCAAGACGAAGGGACCATAGCCCAACGAGAAGAAGAGATTTTAGTCCAAGTCCAATGGTGCATAGACTTAGGCACAGTCCTAGTCCTTCAACAAGGCGAAGGGAATTTAGCCCAAGTCCTGTAAGTCACCGACGTAGAGATCCTGTTAATTCTCCACCTTCGAGTAAACGTAGACGGCGAGAAGAATCCGAAAGACGACATAGACATCATGAAAAAGACAGAAGAGATAAAAGGAAGTCGAGGTCAACTAGAAGTCCTACTGGAAGCAG gTTACATTTACCTCTTTCTCGTTCACGATCACGAAGTCCTGGACGATGGCGAAAGTTACAATCACGATCTAGATCGCGTTCACGGAGAAGAAGTCGTACTCCAAAAAAATCTCGTTCTCCTAGCAAGTCACATAAATCGACAAGAAAACACAAATCAAAGAGTCCACGTCCTTCGAGGATaccttctccttctcctcaTAGATCCAGAGCAAGAAGCCCCTCAAGTATCACAGCAAGAAATCTCCGAGTACAAGCAAAGATTAGTGAAACTAGTTTATTTGCTGAACTCGTGAAAGATAGAAACATGAGGGAATTAGCATACAAGAAATTACAAGCAGCTAAGGAGAAGGCTGTTACTCAAGATGAAGTTCAAATTATAGAAGGAACTGATGAAAAAGATAGTAGTAGTGTATCTTCTGAGAACAAAGCATCCACAGACAATAAGGATAAGTACGTGAATCATAAAGACCAATTGAAGACAACAAATGAAAGTATGAAGCCTGTTGATCTTGTGGATATTCCTGTTCCAATATCGGATGACAATGGAATAGCGGGAAAGACGCCACCATTGCCAATTACACAAACTGTTAATGCACCAAATGTAATACCTGCAACTAATCAGCATATGTTTGTATATACTTCACCTACAACTACCACTAGTGTCTGTCCAGTGACTGTTACAAATAGTCCAAGTTTCCCAACTGTTACAAATCTGCAAGCACCACCATTGCCACAATCTGAGTCTGCAAATACAACAGGTTTAGTGTCTATGTCAGTGCCTATTCCTGTACCAGTACCTGTTCTCCCTAATTTATCTGTTCCACCACCACCTATACCTATACCAGTTCCAGCACCAAATACGGCTATGTCTAAATTTAATCCTCCTAACAATCTAGTTCCTCTTAAGTCGGTAGATCCTCCTAAGCCTCCTATCGTAGCATTCAAAACTAAAAGTTTATCACGGTTACCATTACCACCTGGAATTAATCAAAATGATTTGGAGAGTATAGACTCACCACCGAGTCGATCTCCAAGTCCGCCTAGTAAGGCACAAATGAAATTCCCAGCTTCAACTACAAAACCACCGCAAAAAAAGAGTATTAAAGACTTACCTATGCCACCGG TTGTTCCTGGATCAGAAGATTTAAGTGGAGAAGATGATCCAAATGCAACGCCTCCTCGTACAAAAGTTGAACGTGTACCACCAAAACCGAAATTAAAAAGACcaaaaattttgaaacgtaGAAGTTCTAGAAATTGTCATATGCCTATGTCGGCTTCGAGTGGTAAAGATTGGGGAGAACGCTCTGTTGACGTATTTGAAGTCATAGCTCAAATAGGAGAGGGTACTTATGGACAAGTTTATAAAGCTCAAGACAAACGAGCTGGTGTGCTTGTTGCATTGAAAAAAGTTCgtttggaaaatgaaaaagaaggatTTCCCATTACGGCAGTAcgagaaattaaaatcttaCGACAACTCAATCACAAAAATATCGTGAATTTGAGGGAAATAGTTACGGACAAACAAGACGCGTTAGATTTTAGAAAg GACAAAGGTTCATTCTATCTCGTATTTGAATACATGGATCATGACTTGATGGGTCTTTTGGAGTCTGGAATGGTCGATTTCAATGAAATGAATAATGCAAGCATCATGAAGCAATTATTAGATGGATTAAATTACTGCCACAGTAAAAACTTTTTACATAGAGATATCAAGTGTTCTAATATACTGATGAATAACAA aggGGAAGTTAAATTAGCTGATTTTGGACTTGCAAGACTTTATAATGCTGAAGATAGGCAGCGGCCCTATACGAACAAAGTGATAACTTTGTGGTATAGGCCACCTGAATTATTACTGGGCGAAGAACGTTATGGCCCTGCAATAGATGTGTGGAGTTGTGGCTGTATTTTAggagaattattttctaagaaacCACTATTTCAG gCAAATGTAGAAATGATGCAGTTGGAGATGATTTCCAGAGTCTGTGGTACACCGACTCCTGCTGTTTGGCCTTCTGTGATAAAACTGCCATTATGGCATACATTGAAACCAAAAAAATCACATAGAAGACGTTTACGAgaagatttttcatttatgcCAGCACCAGCACTGGATCTTTTAGATAAAATGCTGGAACTAGATCCAGAAAAGCGAATAACGGCTGCTGATGCACTTAAAAGTGCATGGCTGAAAAATGTTCAACCTGAGCA gATGCCAGCACCTCAGCTTCCTACTTGGCAAGACTGTCATGAGCTCTGGAGTAAAAAACGAAGACGTCAGCAGCGTGAGCAACAAGAAAGCTCTGCTGGAAAGATGCCTCTTCTCCCTCTTCCAAATAAAGGAGGTCCCCATAAGGCTATGGAAGATCTGTCTGATGTCGGGGG GTCAAATGGATACTAA
- the LOC132904982 gene encoding cyclin-dependent kinase 12 isoform X2 produces MYVNVRDMPSSRDIERAERNGRFRARRRDSTSSDINRHSFEAPDKKHRRHGKNKSSGKKKKKRSRDKSIENVPTVASSIVKPLVEYSDVSSEDLSEPEAGEIQSEDSRGNSYTDGEVPETVLQRRYYGGSPVRALGASPISLSPSPPVQHRHVNRHYSPNEQQPSTMHGGTPEYEEESRRYARRKEKKHKREKKKKRSLSPSSSTGKKKKRKSKRHSHSLSPHRIADEIIISPEHEKPIGNWSESPPLPLKDSTSPISPATPQEQRCLSDVELEITRQPRNVTPPSLPPRPTESPHTPLLPPRTTTPENSKASLSTMKHTPERQKHSPSIHTRRSSISPGPAISSSRRRPHSPSPPSRRRDHSPTRRRDFSPSPMVHRLRHSPSPSTRRREFSPSPVSHRRRDPVNSPPSSKRRRREESERRHRHHEKDRRDKRKSRSTRSPTGSRLHLPLSRSRSRSPGRWRKLQSRSRSRSRRRSRTPKKSRSPSKSHKSTRKHKSKSPRPSRIPSPSPHRSRARSPSSITARNLRVQAKISETSLFAELVKDRNMRELAYKKLQAAKEKAVTQDEVQIIEGTDEKDSSSVSSENKASTDNKDKYVNHKDQLKTTNESMKPVDLVDIPVPISDDNGIAGKTPPLPITQTVNAPNVIPATNQHMFVYTSPTTTTSVCPVTVTNSPSFPTVTNLQAPPLPQSESANTTGLVSMSVPIPVPVPVLPNLSVPPPPIPIPVPAPNTAMSKFNPPNNLVPLKSVDPPKPPIVAFKTKSLSRLPLPPGINQNDLESIDSPPSRSPSPPSKAQMKFPASTTKPPQKKSIKDLPMPPVVPGSEDLSGEDDPNATPPRTKVERVPPKPKLKRPKILKRRSSRNCHMPMSASSGKDWGERSVDVFEVIAQIGEGTYGQVYKAQDKRAGVLVALKKVRLENEKEGFPITAVREIKILRQLNHKNIVNLREIVTDKQDALDFRKDKGSFYLVFEYMDHDLMGLLESGMVDFNEMNNASIMKQLLDGLNYCHSKNFLHRDIKCSNILMNNKGEVKLADFGLARLYNAEDRQRPYTNKVITLWYRPPELLLGEERYGPAIDVWSCGCILGELFSKKPLFQANVEMMQLEMISRVCGTPTPAVWPSVIKLPLWHTLKPKKSHRRRLREDFSFMPAPALDLLDKMLELDPEKRITAADALKSAWLKNVQPEQMPAPQLPTWQDCHELWSKKRRRQQREQQESSAGKMPLLPLPNKGGPHKAMEDLSDVGGSSKRLKMEAGYNSHPNRLDTESFYGGDNLFNQSRPYMVSSPSYYYTSPPPVTPRPKGDVNRPYMISSPSYFYVSPPSIIPRPKGDTTSHMSEIYTEDNLVRKLSALTNVLNQGKPIRVEDLMSLRSDNESDPKVVQLLGELHAELRLAANSRSSGLIESHLPVLNPLPLDTNAAQSGNFDAHAVYAGDDAMSSGRWSQVATAGVRSALLALMSRYGLETCNPSPVITRPPGKPISNLTQNLSLPSTSSQSAFSS; encoded by the exons ATGTATGTGAATGTAC GTGACATGCCTAGCAGTCGTGATATTGAAAGAGCTGAACGTAATGGAAGATTTCGAGCACGTAGAAGAGATAGTACCAGCAGTGATATAAATCGACATAGTTTTGAAGCACCTGATAAGAAGCATAGAAGGCatgggaaaaataaaagttctgggaaaaagaaaaagaagagatcgAGAGATAAGTCCATAGAGAATGTTCCAACTGTAGCTTCTTCCATTGTTAAACCTTTGGTTGAATACTCAGATGTGAGCAGCGAAGACTTGTCTGAACCAGAAGCTGGGGAAATTCAGTCAGAAGATAGTAGAGGTAATAGCTATACAGACGGAGAAGTACCTGAAACAGTTTTACAAAGACGTTATTATGGAGGGAGTCCAGTACGTGCACTTGGAGCATCTCCTATTAGTCTTTCGCCATCTCCACCAGTTCAACATAGACATGTTAATAGACATTATTCGCcaaatgaacaacaaccatcTACAATGCATGGTGGAACACCTGAATATGAAGAAGAGTCTAGACGATAtgcaagaagaaaagagaaaaaacacaaacgagaaaagaagaagaagagaagtcTTAGTCCTTCATCCAGTActgggaaaaagaaaaaacgaaagtcTAAAAGGCATTCTCATAGTCTGAGCCCACATCGTATTGCAGATGAAATTATCATAAGCCCCGAGCATGAAAAACCAATTGGAAATTGGTCAGAATCACCGCCTTTACCGTTAAAAGATAGTACCTCACCGATATCACCTGCTACACCACAAGAACAAAGGTGTTTAAGTGATGTAGAACTTGAAATAACAAGGCAACCTCGAAATGTAACTCCTCCATCACTTCCTCCAAGACCAACAGAATCCCCCCATACCCCTTTATTACCTCCAAGAACGACGACGCCAGAGAATAGCAAAGCAAGTTTATCAACAATGAAACATACTCCTGAAAGACAAAAGCATAGTCCTAGTATCCATACGCGACGTAGTAGCATTAGTCCAGGGCCCGCTATTAGCTCGAGTCGTAGGAGACCTCATAGTCCTTCGCCACCATCAAGACGAAGGGACCATAGCCCAACGAGAAGAAGAGATTTTAGTCCAAGTCCAATGGTGCATAGACTTAGGCACAGTCCTAGTCCTTCAACAAGGCGAAGGGAATTTAGCCCAAGTCCTGTAAGTCACCGACGTAGAGATCCTGTTAATTCTCCACCTTCGAGTAAACGTAGACGGCGAGAAGAATCCGAAAGACGACATAGACATCATGAAAAAGACAGAAGAGATAAAAGGAAGTCGAGGTCAACTAGAAGTCCTACTGGAAGCAG gTTACATTTACCTCTTTCTCGTTCACGATCACGAAGTCCTGGACGATGGCGAAAGTTACAATCACGATCTAGATCGCGTTCACGGAGAAGAAGTCGTACTCCAAAAAAATCTCGTTCTCCTAGCAAGTCACATAAATCGACAAGAAAACACAAATCAAAGAGTCCACGTCCTTCGAGGATaccttctccttctcctcaTAGATCCAGAGCAAGAAGCCCCTCAAGTATCACAGCAAGAAATCTCCGAGTACAAGCAAAGATTAGTGAAACTAGTTTATTTGCTGAACTCGTGAAAGATAGAAACATGAGGGAATTAGCATACAAGAAATTACAAGCAGCTAAGGAGAAGGCTGTTACTCAAGATGAAGTTCAAATTATAGAAGGAACTGATGAAAAAGATAGTAGTAGTGTATCTTCTGAGAACAAAGCATCCACAGACAATAAGGATAAGTACGTGAATCATAAAGACCAATTGAAGACAACAAATGAAAGTATGAAGCCTGTTGATCTTGTGGATATTCCTGTTCCAATATCGGATGACAATGGAATAGCGGGAAAGACGCCACCATTGCCAATTACACAAACTGTTAATGCACCAAATGTAATACCTGCAACTAATCAGCATATGTTTGTATATACTTCACCTACAACTACCACTAGTGTCTGTCCAGTGACTGTTACAAATAGTCCAAGTTTCCCAACTGTTACAAATCTGCAAGCACCACCATTGCCACAATCTGAGTCTGCAAATACAACAGGTTTAGTGTCTATGTCAGTGCCTATTCCTGTACCAGTACCTGTTCTCCCTAATTTATCTGTTCCACCACCACCTATACCTATACCAGTTCCAGCACCAAATACGGCTATGTCTAAATTTAATCCTCCTAACAATCTAGTTCCTCTTAAGTCGGTAGATCCTCCTAAGCCTCCTATCGTAGCATTCAAAACTAAAAGTTTATCACGGTTACCATTACCACCTGGAATTAATCAAAATGATTTGGAGAGTATAGACTCACCACCGAGTCGATCTCCAAGTCCGCCTAGTAAGGCACAAATGAAATTCCCAGCTTCAACTACAAAACCACCGCAAAAAAAGAGTATTAAAGACTTACCTATGCCACCGG TTGTTCCTGGATCAGAAGATTTAAGTGGAGAAGATGATCCAAATGCAACGCCTCCTCGTACAAAAGTTGAACGTGTACCACCAAAACCGAAATTAAAAAGACcaaaaattttgaaacgtaGAAGTTCTAGAAATTGTCATATGCCTATGTCGGCTTCGAGTGGTAAAGATTGGGGAGAACGCTCTGTTGACGTATTTGAAGTCATAGCTCAAATAGGAGAGGGTACTTATGGACAAGTTTATAAAGCTCAAGACAAACGAGCTGGTGTGCTTGTTGCATTGAAAAAAGTTCgtttggaaaatgaaaaagaaggatTTCCCATTACGGCAGTAcgagaaattaaaatcttaCGACAACTCAATCACAAAAATATCGTGAATTTGAGGGAAATAGTTACGGACAAACAAGACGCGTTAGATTTTAGAAAg GACAAAGGTTCATTCTATCTCGTATTTGAATACATGGATCATGACTTGATGGGTCTTTTGGAGTCTGGAATGGTCGATTTCAATGAAATGAATAATGCAAGCATCATGAAGCAATTATTAGATGGATTAAATTACTGCCACAGTAAAAACTTTTTACATAGAGATATCAAGTGTTCTAATATACTGATGAATAACAA aggGGAAGTTAAATTAGCTGATTTTGGACTTGCAAGACTTTATAATGCTGAAGATAGGCAGCGGCCCTATACGAACAAAGTGATAACTTTGTGGTATAGGCCACCTGAATTATTACTGGGCGAAGAACGTTATGGCCCTGCAATAGATGTGTGGAGTTGTGGCTGTATTTTAggagaattattttctaagaaacCACTATTTCAG gCAAATGTAGAAATGATGCAGTTGGAGATGATTTCCAGAGTCTGTGGTACACCGACTCCTGCTGTTTGGCCTTCTGTGATAAAACTGCCATTATGGCATACATTGAAACCAAAAAAATCACATAGAAGACGTTTACGAgaagatttttcatttatgcCAGCACCAGCACTGGATCTTTTAGATAAAATGCTGGAACTAGATCCAGAAAAGCGAATAACGGCTGCTGATGCACTTAAAAGTGCATGGCTGAAAAATGTTCAACCTGAGCA gATGCCAGCACCTCAGCTTCCTACTTGGCAAGACTGTCATGAGCTCTGGAGTAAAAAACGAAGACGTCAGCAGCGTGAGCAACAAGAAAGCTCTGCTGGAAAGATGCCTCTTCTCCCTCTTCCAAATAAAGGAGGTCCCCATAAGGCTATGGAAGATCTGTCTGATGTCGGGGG GTCTTCCAAACGTTTAAAAATGGAAGCAGGTTACAATTCTCATCCAAATCGACTTGATACGGAATCTTTCTATGGGGGAGATAATTTGTTCAACCAAAGCAGACCTTACATGGTCTCATCGCCATCATATTATTACACAAGTCCTCCACCTGTTACACCACGACCCAAGGGAGATGTTAACAGACCTTATATGATCTCATCAccatcatatttttatgttagTCCACCATCAATTATACCACGGCCCAAAGGAGATACTACCTCTCATATGTCAGAAATATACACAGAAGATAATCTTGTTCGAAAATTAAGTGCTCTCACAAATGTATTAAATCAGGGAAAACCAATTCGTGTTGAAGATCTCATGTCACTTCGATCAGATAATGAG AGTGACCCAAAAGTAGTACAATTACTAGGAGAATTGCATGCTGAACTACGACTTGCTGCAAATTCAAGATCAAGTGGACTAATAGAATCTCACCTTCCTGTACTAAATCCACTACCTTTAG aTACAAATGCAGCACAGTCAGGAAATTTTGATGCACATGCAGTTTATGCTGGTGATGATGCAATGAGTTCTGGAAGGTGGTCGCAGGTGGCTACAGCTGGTGTTCGCAGTGCATTATTAGCGCTAATGTCGCGCTATGGTTTGGAAACTTGCAATCCTTCCCCTGTTATCACCCGACCCCCAGGTAAACCAATATCCAACCTAACACAAAACCTATCCCTACCCTCGACTTCCTCTCAGTCAGCATTCAGCTCATAA